A single region of the Longimicrobium sp. genome encodes:
- a CDS encoding RES domain-containing protein: protein MIAWRITKTRHPPFDGTGAHDWGGRWNSRGRRVIYGADSFAGAILEILAHTLKPRTLPGPHHAVRIDVPDELLERLAPARLPGWDARQSPAAAAFGDAWYDQRRSAGLLVPAVSSHPVGLYLMINPEHPEAARIRVSEPFAVPWNERLF, encoded by the coding sequence ATGATCGCCTGGCGGATCACCAAGACGCGGCATCCGCCCTTCGATGGAACGGGGGCGCACGACTGGGGCGGGCGCTGGAACTCGCGGGGGCGCCGCGTCATCTACGGCGCGGACTCGTTCGCCGGGGCGATTCTGGAGATCCTGGCGCACACGCTGAAGCCGCGCACCCTTCCCGGTCCGCACCACGCCGTCCGCATCGACGTTCCGGATGAGCTCCTGGAGCGTTTGGCCCCGGCCCGCCTCCCCGGCTGGGACGCCCGGCAGTCGCCCGCCGCGGCCGCGTTCGGGGACGCCTGGTACGACCAGCGGCGCTCCGCTGGACTGCTGGTGCCCGCCGTATCGTCACACCCCGTGGGACTATACTTGATGATCAACCCGGAGCATCCGGAGGCCGCTCGGATCAGGGTCTCCGAGCCCTTTGCCGTGCCCTGGAACGAGCGGCTGTTCTGA
- a CDS encoding antitoxin Xre/MbcA/ParS toxin-binding domain-containing protein, protein MTVSAMEVAEMLGGARTLGRRVGTLTELRRAVEEGLPVESLDAVAGYLSVNDVEASTLKYRIVPKTTLRRRTRLSPEESERTERLARLATLAEHVWEDPGLAREFLTSTQPQLGDERPIDLARTDLGAREVEELLMRIEYALPV, encoded by the coding sequence ATGACCGTGAGCGCGATGGAGGTCGCGGAGATGCTGGGCGGGGCACGCACGCTCGGGCGGCGCGTGGGGACGCTCACGGAGCTGCGCCGCGCGGTCGAGGAGGGGCTCCCCGTGGAATCGCTGGACGCGGTTGCGGGGTATCTAAGTGTGAACGACGTCGAGGCGTCCACCCTCAAGTACCGCATCGTGCCCAAGACCACGCTCCGGCGCCGTACCCGGCTGAGCCCAGAGGAAAGCGAGCGCACGGAGCGGCTCGCCCGCCTCGCCACGCTCGCCGAGCACGTGTGGGAAGATCCGGGGCTCGCGCGCGAGTTCCTCACAAGCACCCAGCCGCAGCTCGGCGACGAGCGGCCGATCGACCTCGCCCGCACCGATCTCGGCGCGCGGGAGGTGGAGGAGCTGCTGATGAGGATCGAGTACGCGCTTCCCGTATGA